A stretch of Lactuca sativa cultivar Salinas chromosome 6, Lsat_Salinas_v11, whole genome shotgun sequence DNA encodes these proteins:
- the LOC111900444 gene encoding protein LURP-one-related 11 has protein sequence MSRVYPHRPSPSSPSPYMSSKLESFTIWMKSLVFNTHGCTVYNSKGEIIYRVDNYDNKCGQEVYLMDIRGNVLYSLRQKKLRLFGCWDGYKWDDCSSNKQLWFHATKHRSICVNSCDHKGRGCTYKIVRMNGKQGFKIVDEDQEGALVAELKQKQTTTGINLGDDVFTLIVQPHVDHSFIMAIVMVYGLINNHI, from the exons ATGTCTAGGGTTTATCCACACAGACCTTCTCCTTCCTCTCCTTCACCTTACATGAGTTCAAAGCTTGAATCTTTTACAATATGGATGAAATCTCTAGTTTTCAACACTCATGGATGCACTGTCTACAATTCAAAAGGCGAAATAATTTATAGAGTTGATAATTACGACAATAAATGTGGCCAAGAAGTTTACTTGATGGATATTCGAGGCAATGTTCTCTATTCCTTACGACAAAAG AAATTACGATTATTTGGATGCTGGGATGGATATAAATGGGATGATTGTAGTTCGAATAAACAACTATGGTTCCATGCAACAAAACATCGAAGCATTTGTGTGAATTCGTGTGACCATAAGGGAAGAGGGTGTACATACAAGATTGTTAGAATGAATGGGAAACAAGGGTTCAAGATTGtagatgaagatcaagaaggtgctcTGGTAGCAGAGcttaaacaaaaacaaacaacaacagGAATTAATTTAGGAGATGATGTATTTACATTAATTGTACAGCCCCATGTCGACCATTCATTTATCATGGCAATTGTTATGGTCTATGGGTTGATTAATAATcatatttga